A part of Phoenix dactylifera cultivar Barhee BC4 chromosome 2, palm_55x_up_171113_PBpolish2nd_filt_p, whole genome shotgun sequence genomic DNA contains:
- the LOC103703564 gene encoding probable methyltransferase PMT2, which produces MMAPNMSTTDHRTRSSMSIIIVVGLCCFFYVLGAWQRSGIGRGDSIALRVTRETDCTTLPNLKFETHHSGGVSLEPSELNVKVFEPCGVHYIDYTPCQDQNRAMQFPRENMAYRERHCPLENEKLHCLIPAPKGYATPFPWPKSRDYVPYANVPYKSLTIEKAVQNWVQLEGDVFKFPGGGTMFPQGADAYIDELASVIPIADGTVRTALDTGCGVASWGAYLLKRNVLAMSFAPRDSHEAQVQFALERGVPAVIGVLGTIKLPYPSRAFDMAQCSRCLIPWTSNDGMYMMEVDRVLRPGGYWILSGPPINWKTYYKTWKRSKDELKEEQSRIEELAEMLCWEKKYEKGDLAIWKKKANACHRRKDLSPRMCKTANSDDVWYKKMEVCITPFPAVNNQDEVAGGQLRRFPDRLFAVPPRIAGGYVPGVTKEAYEEDKKLWKKHVNAYKKMNNLISSGRYRNIMDMNAGFGSFAAAIESPKSWVMNVVPTISEINTLGIIYERGLIGMYHDWCEAFSTYPRTYDLIHASGLFSLYENKCEMEDILLEMDRILRPEGSVILRDDVDVLNKVKKTVSGMRWKTKMLDHEDGPLVPEKILIAVKQYWAGSGRNYTS; this is translated from the exons ATGATGGCCCCAAACATGAGCACAACAGACCACAGAACTCGCAGCTCAATGTCAATAATTATCGTGGTTGGGCTGTGCTGTTTCTTCTATGTATTAGGTGCATGGCAAAGGAGTGGTATTGGAAGGGGTGATAGCATAGCTCTGAGGGTTACGAGAGAAACAGATTGTACTACACtgccaaatttaaaatttgagacTCATCATAGTGGTGGAGTTAGCCTGGAACCTTCTGAATTAAATGTGAAAGTGTTTGAACCATGTGGTGTTCATTACATAGATTATACTCCTTGTCAAGATCAAAATCGAGCAATGCAATTTCCAAGAGAAAATATGGCCTACAGAGAGAGGCACTGCCCTCTTGAGAATGAGAAATTACATTGTCTTATCCCAGCACCTAAAGGTTATGCGACTCCTTTCCCCTGGCCGAAGAGCCGTGACTATGTGCCCTATGCAAATGTTCCTTACAAAAGCTTGACTATTGAGAAAGCTGTTCAGAATTGGGTTCAACTTGAGGGTGATGTATTTAAATTTCCAGGTGGAGGAACAATGTTTCCTCAGGGAGCGGATGCATATATTGATGAACTTGCATCTGTTATTCCAATTGCAGATGGGACTGTTAGAACTGCACTTGATACTGGCTGCGGG GTTGCAAGCTGGGGTGCTTACCTCCTAAAAAGAAATGTATTGGCTATGTCCTTTGCACCAAGGGACTCACATGAAGCTCAAGTACAGTTTGCTCTAGAGCGAGGTGTTCCTGCGGTAATTGGAGTGCTTGGAACAATAAAGCTTCCATATCCATCTAGAGCCTTTGATATGGCTCAATGTTCTCGCTGCTTAATCCCGTGGACGTCAAATG ACGGGATGTACAtgatggaagtagatagagtcCTCAGACCTGGAGGGTACTGGATATTGTCTGGTCCTCCTATTAATTGGAAGACTTACTATAAGACATGGAAGCGATCTAAGGATGAGCTCAAGGAGGAACAGAGTAGAATTGAGGAGTTGGCTGAAATGCTTTGCTGGGAAAAGAAGTATGAAAAAGGAGATCTtgctatttggaagaagaaagcaAATGCATGCCATAGAAGAAAAGATCTTTCTCCTAGGATGTGCAAAACTGCAAATTCTGATGATGTTTG GTACAAGAAGATGGAAGTATGCATAACTCCCTTCCCAGCAGTAAACAATCAGGATGAAGTAGCTGGAGGACAGTTAAGAAGGTTTCCAGATAGACTATTTGCTGTTCCCCCGAGAATAGCTGGGGGATATGTTCCAGGTGTCACAAAGGAGGCCTATGAGGAGGACAAGAAATTATGGAAAAAGCATGTTAATGCTTATAAGAAGATGAATAATTTAATCAGCTCAGGGAGGTATCGAAACATAATGGACATGAATGCAGGTTTTGGAAGTTTCGCAGCAGCAATTGAATCACCAAAGTCATGGGTAATGAATGTTGTTCCTACCATCTCAGAGATAAATACTTTGGGCATTATCTATGAGCGAGGTCTAATTGGCATGTATCATGACTG GTGTGAAGCCTTCTCTACGTACCCCAGGACATATGATCTGATACATGCAAGTGGTCTCTTCAGCTTATATGAGAACAA GTGTGAAATGGAAGATATCCTTTTGGAAATGGACCGCATCTTACGTCCTGAAGGTTCAGTCATACTCCGTGATGATGTAGATGTTTTGAACAAGGTGAAGAAAACGGTGAGTGGTATGCGGTGGAAGACCAAGATGCTGGATCATGAAGATGGTCCTCTTGTGCctgaaaagattttaattgccGTTAAACAATATTGGGCTGGCAGCGGACGTAATTATACTTCTTAA
- the LOC103703565 gene encoding eukaryotic translation initiation factor 3 subunit B-like, whose translation MAEVVSMADIEATAQRHGIDLSSVDLDSIRLPPGEDFGIKSDDDEDPHQEDPLEFEAGFGNTIVVDNLPVVPPEKFEKLEGVVRKIYSQIGVIREGGLWMPMNPETQKTLGYCFIEYNTPQEAELAREKTNGYKLDKSHIFVVNLLDDFEKYMKVPEEWTPAEINPYTPGENLQQWLTDEKARDQFAIRAATFTEVFWNDSRQLMPDLVYRRQYWTESFVQWSPLGTYLATVHRQGAAVWGGATTFNRLMRFAHPQVKLIDFSPGEKYLVTYSSHEPSNPRDTHRVVLNIFDVRTGKVMRDFKGNADEFAAGGSGGVSGVSWPIFRWGGGKEDKYFARIGKNIISVYETETFTLIDKKSLKVENVMDFTWSPTDPIIALYVPELGGGNQPARVSLVQIPGKEELRQKNLFSVSDCKVYWQSNGEYLAVKVDRYTKTKKSTYTGFELFRIKERDIPIEVLELENKNDKIVAFAWEPKGHRFAVIHGDGPRPDISFYSMRTAHNTGRVSKLTTLKAKQANALYWSPAGHFIVLAGLKGFNGQLEFYNVDELETMATGEHFMATDIEWDPTGRYVATSVTSVHEMENGFHIWSFNGKLLYRIPKDHFYQFLWRPRPPSFLSAEKEEEIAKNLKKYSKKYEAEDQDMSLQLSEQDRKKRKMLQEEWEAWVGKWKQLHEEDRELRVQLREGEASDEEEEYEAKEVEVEEVLEVQEEVVAFDLDED comes from the exons ATGGCGGAGGTGGTCTCCATGGCCGATATAGAAGCAACTGCTCAGCGTCATGGAATCGATCTATCTTCTGTTGATTTGGATTCGATCCGACTACCCCCGGGAGAAGATTTCGGCATCAAAAG TGATGATGATGAGGATCCCCACCAGGAGGATCCTTTGGAATTTGAGGCTGGGTTTGGGAACACCATTGTGGTGGATAATCTGCCGGTGGTCCCTCCAGAGAAATTCGAGAAGCTTGAGGGTGTTGTCCGGAAGATATACAGTCAGATTGGCGTGATAAGAGAGGGAGGACTTTGGATGCCAATGAATCCGGAAACCCAAAAGACTCTAGGATATTGCTTCATCGAGTACAATACCCCTCAG GAAGCAGAACTTGCAAGGGAAAAGACAAATGGTTATAAGTTGGACAAGTCACATATATTTGTGGTTAATTTGCTTGATGACTTTGAAAAGTACATGAAGGTTCCAGAAGAGTGGACCCCTGCTGAAATTAACCCATACACTCCTGGG GAAAATCTACAGCAGTGGCTAACTGATGAGAAAGCTAGGGATCAATTTGCTATTCGTGCTGCTACATTTACTGAAGTTTTCTGGAATGACTCCAGGCAACTGATGCCCGACCTTGTTTATCGTCGTCAG TACTGGACAGAGAGTTTTGTCCAGTGGTCTCCTCTTGGGACATACTTGGCAACAGTTCATAGGCAGGGTGCTGCTGTCTGGGGAGGTGCTACTACATTTAACCGTTTAATGCGTTTTGCCCATCCACAG GTCAAACTGATTGATTTCTCTCCTGGGGAGAAATACTTGGTCACATACAGTAGCCATGAACCTAGCAATCCTCGTGACACACAT AGAGTTGTACTAAATATTTTCGACGTGCGAACTGGAAAAGTGATGCGAGACTTCAAAGGAAATGCAGATGAATTTGCAGCTGGTGGAAGTGGTGGTGTTTCTGGAGTTTCATGGCCTATATTTAG GTGGGGTGGTGGCAAGGAAGACAAATATTTTGCTAGAATCGGGAAGAATATTATTTCTGTTTATGAAACAGAGACTTTTACACTGATTGATAAGAAGTCTTTGAAAGTCGAAAATGTGATGGACTTCACTTGGTCTCCTACTGATCCTATAATAGCACTGTATGTTCCAGAGTTAGGGGGTGGAAACCAGCCTGCCAGG GTAAGCCTTGTTCAAATTCCTGGCAAAGAGGAACTAAGGCAGAAAAACCTTTTTAGTGTCAGTGATTGCAAAGTGTATTGGCAGAGCAACGGAGAGTATCTTGCTGTCAAGGTTGATAGATACACCAAAACAAAGAAGAGCACCTATACTGGCTTTGAGCTCTTCCGCATCAAGGAAAGAGATATCCCAATTGAGGTCCTTGAGCTTGAGAATAAGAATGACAAGATCGTTGCCTTCGCATGGGAGCCTAAAGGCCACAGGTTTGCAGTTATTCATGGTGATGGTCCTCGGCCTGACATAAGCTTCTATTCCATGAGAACTGCTCACAACACTGGCCGGGTCTCAAAGCTTACAACTCTCAAGGCCAAACAGGCTAATGCCCTGTATTGGTCTCCTGCTGGTCATTTCATTGTACTTGCGGGGTTGAAGGGTTTCAATGGCCAATTAGAGTTCTACAATGTTGATGAATTAGAGACTATGGCAACAGGCGAGCATTTTATGGCCACTGACATTGAGTGGGATCCTACGGGAAG GTATGTTGCAACCTCCGTCACTTCTGTCCATGAGATGGAAAATGGTTTTCATATATGGTCCTTCAATGGGAAGCTGCTATACAGAATTCCAAAGGATCATTTCTATCAG TTCTTATGGCGTCCAAGGCCACCATCATTCTTGAGTGctgagaaagaggaagagattGCCAAGAACCTGAAGAAGTACAGCAAGAAGTATGAAGCAGAGGACCAGGATATGTCCTTGCAATTGAGCGAGCAAgataggaagaagaggaagatgtTGCAGGAGGAATGGGAGGCATGGGTGGGCAAGTGGAAGCAGTTGCATGAGGAAGATAGGGAACTGAGGGTACAGTTGAGGGAGGGGGAGGCCAGCGATGAGGAGGAAGAATATGAAGCCAAAGAGGTGGAAGTTGAGGAGGTGTTAGAAGTTCAAGAAGAGGTTGTTGCATTTGATTTGGATGAGGATTGA